In Thermodesulfobacteriota bacterium, the following proteins share a genomic window:
- a CDS encoding GYD domain-containing protein, protein MQTFIMTGKYSAEAIKKISAPRTKKANQIVKQCQGAIVDVYATMGKTDLLVITRFPGVSEAMKASVKLSEAFGISFATAPALPIDEFDKVVSAKK, encoded by the coding sequence ATGCAGACATTCATCATGACCGGCAAGTATTCAGCGGAAGCCATTAAAAAGATCAGCGCCCCCCGCACCAAAAAGGCCAATCAGATCGTCAAGCAGTGCCAGGGCGCCATCGTGGACGTTTATGCCACCATGGGAAAAACAGACCTTTTGGTGATCACGAGGTTTCCCGGTGTCAGCGAGGCCATGAAGGCTTCCGTCAAGCTGAGCGAGGCCTTCGGTATTTCCTTTGCCACTGCCCCCGCTCTTCCCATCGATGAATTCGACAAGGTGGTGTCCGCCAAAAAATAG
- a CDS encoding DUF2207 domain-containing protein produces MEKTGPYPSLFLSRPHIRGPVAFLLPAILLVCLYLAAAPFPAAAHLDDNLKGVPPSPASEWHYYGFTPEESKRWIASGIIFAAWAAQWRDEGFSPEAADQWHRLTNVYTAGDFLKNGLSAEEAKQWMDNGVKSGLRAGEYAAIGLTPEQGGSFWEKGIYPDDVSQWWQAGFDARSMMEWYYGPRESPFFFTSDSPYGRSLYKVEAAVAWRDAGFSARDMQMSGAFGLDLPEAVKWKQAGFSFDEAVRWRDSGFSLSEAFVNKDEGFPPAAAELRRYDASTDKPDEITDYVADITVNPDGTIDVLETISLIDRPGGAYENGFFRSLQKTTRLLSLSSYGFARNTWVAPSYRIRSVEADGQPLDFASSDDRLLIPTAGAAGDGPRQLRIEYRTDSRILFEPHHDELYFGIVEEAPEGLYIRRASATVRLPKGAEIIFTDGLAGLRQRRDLFHRVESTPSGDVARFSVTRPLRPGMTFAVSVGFVRGVVRESPRRQLIQINHRAGRFLSSLAIFLGGFAAAFIYYIIAWHRVGRDPRAGDTTMAEFSPPDNMDPATLRALRKRGKTDHVSVAAELLFLAEQGMIRITESQGIYKIEKTAAAPAALPHVAGEFYATIFNQGDTVYLMRRGKTRSVSGGAYTLKRLLKNRHTDSTRTNQRYLLPGLVISLATIAACLAVIDYDLIDDNDAWAALAIYVPFLTIAFGLMVFIFMRLLRSPTEAFVRVRERMENYVLFLRSDYDGRRISGFIPPAMRAHLPYAMAAGMTIDNLMIRNNEATWYHGSSGGFHCGDFIRILKKSV; encoded by the coding sequence ATGGAAAAAACAGGCCCATACCCATCCCTGTTTTTATCCCGGCCCCATATCCGGGGTCCGGTAGCTTTCTTATTACCGGCGATATTGCTGGTTTGCCTTTATCTGGCGGCCGCCCCCTTTCCGGCCGCGGCCCACCTGGATGATAACCTGAAAGGCGTACCGCCTTCGCCTGCTTCCGAATGGCATTACTACGGGTTCACCCCGGAGGAATCCAAACGGTGGATCGCCTCGGGCATCATCTTTGCCGCCTGGGCGGCCCAGTGGCGGGACGAGGGGTTCAGCCCCGAAGCCGCCGACCAGTGGCACCGGCTTACCAATGTGTACACAGCCGGTGATTTTCTGAAAAACGGCCTCAGTGCCGAAGAAGCGAAACAATGGATGGACAACGGCGTCAAGTCCGGCCTGCGGGCCGGCGAATACGCCGCCATCGGCCTTACCCCGGAGCAGGGGGGCAGCTTCTGGGAAAAAGGCATCTACCCGGATGACGTCAGCCAGTGGTGGCAGGCCGGGTTCGACGCCCGGTCCATGATGGAGTGGTATTACGGCCCCCGGGAAAGTCCTTTTTTTTTCACCAGCGATTCTCCCTACGGCCGCAGCCTCTATAAGGTCGAGGCGGCCGTGGCCTGGCGGGACGCCGGGTTCTCGGCCAGGGATATGCAGATGTCGGGCGCGTTTGGCCTGGATCTGCCCGAGGCTGTCAAATGGAAGCAGGCCGGATTCTCGTTTGATGAGGCCGTGCGATGGCGGGATTCCGGGTTTTCCCTTTCGGAAGCCTTTGTGAACAAAGATGAGGGATTTCCCCCCGCGGCCGCCGAGCTCCGGCGGTATGACGCCTCGACGGACAAGCCGGATGAAATCACAGATTATGTCGCCGACATCACCGTCAATCCGGACGGAACCATCGACGTGCTGGAAACAATTTCACTCATCGACCGCCCGGGCGGCGCTTATGAAAACGGGTTCTTCAGGTCTCTGCAAAAAACAACCCGGCTGCTCTCCTTAAGTTCCTATGGTTTCGCCAGAAACACCTGGGTCGCCCCCTCATACCGGATCCGCTCGGTGGAGGCGGACGGACAACCCCTGGATTTCGCGTCCTCCGATGACCGCCTGCTGATTCCAACCGCCGGCGCCGCCGGGGACGGGCCACGCCAGCTCCGGATCGAATACCGGACCGACAGCCGCATCCTGTTTGAACCCCATCACGATGAACTCTACTTCGGCATTGTCGAGGAAGCGCCCGAAGGGCTGTACATCCGCCGGGCGTCGGCTACCGTCCGCCTGCCGAAAGGCGCCGAGATCATATTCACCGACGGTCTCGCCGGCCTGCGCCAGAGGCGGGACCTGTTCCACCGGGTCGAGAGCACCCCTTCCGGCGATGTGGCGCGTTTTTCGGTGACGCGGCCGTTGCGGCCGGGAATGACCTTCGCGGTCAGCGTCGGATTTGTCCGGGGCGTTGTACGCGAAAGCCCGCGACGTCAGCTCATTCAGATCAACCACCGCGCGGGCCGGTTCCTGTCCAGCCTGGCCATCTTCCTGGGCGGTTTCGCGGCCGCCTTCATCTATTATATAATCGCCTGGCACCGGGTCGGCCGGGATCCCAGAGCCGGCGACACCACCATGGCCGAGTTCTCCCCTCCCGACAACATGGACCCGGCCACCCTGCGGGCGCTCCGCAAAAGGGGCAAAACCGACCATGTCAGCGTGGCCGCGGAGCTGCTCTTTCTGGCGGAGCAGGGCATGATCCGGATAACCGAATCACAGGGAATTTATAAAATAGAAAAGACGGCGGCCGCTCCTGCTGCTCTGCCGCACGTGGCCGGGGAGTTTTACGCTACGATCTTCAACCAGGGGGATACCGTTTATCTGATGCGCCGCGGTAAAACCCGGTCGGTCTCCGGCGGAGCATACACCCTCAAACGCCTGCTGAAGAACCGCCACACCGATTCCACCCGGACCAACCAACGGTATCTGTTGCCCGGCCTGGTCATCTCCCTGGCAACCATTGCGGCCTGCCTGGCCGTTATCGATTATGATCTGATCGACGACAATGACGCCTGGGCCGCGCTCGCGATTTATGTTCCCTTTCTGACGATCGCCTTCGGCCTGATGGTGTTTATATTCATGCGGTTGCTGCGTTCGCCGACCGAAGCCTTTGTCCGGGTTCGCGAGCGGATGGAAAACTACGTGCTTTTCCTGCGGAGCGATTACGACGGCCGCCGGATTTCCGGATTCATACCGCCGGCAATGCGGGCCCATCTGCCCTACGCCATGGCCGCGGGCATGACAATAGACAATTTAATGATACGCAACAACGAGGCAACGTGGTATCATGGGTCTTCCGGCGGTTTCCATTGCGGCGATTTTATCCGGATACTGAAAAAATCGGTATAG